In Penaeus monodon isolate SGIC_2016 chromosome 26, NSTDA_Pmon_1, whole genome shotgun sequence, the following are encoded in one genomic region:
- the LOC119589918 gene encoding uncharacterized protein LOC119589918 isoform X2, producing the protein MLTRGQPSPRQMMTGTEGAGGTEVMAPHTREEESPSGKTGDEQKVKSSAVVSAKCDATVGVLIQEVDEGQPCLMCRDKCPGYTAHVWR; encoded by the exons ATGCTAACACGAGGCCAGCCTTCTCCGAGGCAAA TGATGACCGGCACGGAGGGCGCGGGGGGGACAGAGGTGATGGCCCCACACACACGGGAGGAAGAATCACCGAGCGGCAAAACTGGTGATGAACAAAAAGTGAAATCCTCTGCTGTCGTCAGTGCAAAGTGCGATGCAACTGTG gGTGTGCTGATCCAGGAGGTGGACGAGGGCCAACCATGCCTCATGTGCCGAGACAAGTGCCCCGGGTACACTGCCCACGTCTGGAGGTGA
- the LOC119589918 gene encoding uncharacterized protein LOC119589918 isoform X1 yields the protein MRYGNSVTTRTTHAPAASNRNRSIKSKLNSLVVMTGTEGAGGTEVMAPHTREEESPSGKTGDEQKVKSSAVVSAKCDATVGVLIQEVDEGQPCLMCRDKCPGYTAHVWR from the exons ATGCGGTACGGTAACTCGGTAACAACTCGCACCACACACGCCCCTGCTGCCTCGAACAGGAACAGATCTATTAAATCCAAACTAAATTCCCTCGTAGTGATGACCGGCACGGAGGGCGCGGGGGGGACAGAGGTGATGGCCCCACACACACGGGAGGAAGAATCACCGAGCGGCAAAACTGGTGATGAACAAAAAGTGAAATCCTCTGCTGTCGTCAGTGCAAAGTGCGATGCAACTGTG gGTGTGCTGATCCAGGAGGTGGACGAGGGCCAACCATGCCTCATGTGCCGAGACAAGTGCCCCGGGTACACTGCCCACGTCTGGAGGTGA